A window from Setaria italica strain Yugu1 chromosome VIII, Setaria_italica_v2.0, whole genome shotgun sequence encodes these proteins:
- the LOC101772654 gene encoding 7-deoxyloganetin glucosyltransferase: MSATAPPDAASVEKRKPAAHAVFFPFPAQGHVKAALHLAMLVHARGGVRVTFVHSDRNRRRLLRSQGPDALAGAPGFSFASVPDSLPPPSGEGGDTPQYMAALLSSLETSAGSHLKKLLDDAAAAGAPATCVVSDVDSVLRAAGEVGVPAVAFWTASASALMAFQQCQQLIDKGFVPLKDAAQLSNGYLDSTVIDWVPGMPADMRLRDFPSFFRTTDPDDAMLRRVLGVVDCVRTAASAMVLNTFDELEGEVVEAMSAFLPPIYAVGPVPLLAQQVVVAGGGAPPPAASLTKEDDGCLAWLGTKRPRSVVYANFGSIAVLTTQQIEEFAWGLANSGYDFLMVIRDDQANGAFGGGITPEFVEETKGRCYVTRWCPQAAVLQHEAVGAFLTHCGWNSMLESICSGVPMLCWPFGADQQTNCRFACTEWRVGVEVGGDVKRAEVEALVRDVMGGGEKGMELRRRAAEWKERAAAASEPGGSSWVNLDRLVNEVFHPL, encoded by the exons ATGTCGGCTACTGCTCCACCTGACGCCGCCTCAGTGGAGAAGCGGAAGCCAGCCGCCCACGCGGTGTTCTTCCCGTTCCCGGCGCAGGGCCACGTCAAGGCGGCGCTGCACCTGGCCATGCTCGTCCATGCCCGGGGCGGCGTCCGCGTCACCTTCGTCCACTCCGaccgcaaccgccgccgcctcctccgctcgcAGGGCCCcgacgcgctcgccggcgccccgGGGTTCTCTTTCGCCTCCGTCCCGGAcagcctgccgccgccgtctggcgaaggcggcgacaCTCCGCAGTACATGGCCGCCCTGCTTTCATCCCTCGAGACCTCTGCCGGTTCGCACCTCAAGAAACTGCTCGACGAcgcggctgccgccggcgcaCCGGCCACCTGCGTCGTCTCCGACGTCGACTCCGTCCtgcgcgccgccggggaggtCGGCGTCCCGGCCGTCGCCTTCTGGACGGCGAGCGCCAGCGCGCTCATGGCATTCCAGCAGTGCCAGCAGCTCATCGACAAGGGCTTCGTTCCGCTCAAAG ATGCAGCGCAGCTGAGCAATGGTTATCTTGACAGCACGGTCATCGACTGGGTGCCTGGGATGCCGGCGGACATGCGCCTGCGCGACTTCCCAAGCTTCTTCCGCACGACGGACCCCGACGACGCCATGCTCCGCCGCGTCCTCGGCGTCGTGGACTGCGTCcggaccgccgcctccgccatggtGCTCAACACGTTCGACGAACTCGAGGGCGAGGTCGTCGAAGCCATGTCCGCCTTCCTCCCGCCCATCTACGCCGTTGGGCCGGTCCCCTTGCTCGCTCAACAAGTCGTCGTTGCAGGCGGcggggccccgccgccggccgccagccTCACCAAGGAGGACGACGGGTGCCTGGCATGGCTAGGAACCAAGCGGCCCCGCTCCGTGGTGTACGCCAACTTCGGGAGCATAGCCGTGCTAACAACCCAGCAGATAGAGGAGTTCGCGTGGGGTTTGGCCAACAGCGGCTACGACTTCTTGATGGTAATCAGAGATGACCAAGCAAACGGCGCCTTCGGCGGCGGCATCACGCCGGAGTTCGTTGAGGAGACGAAGGGGAGGTGCTACGTCACGAGATGGTGCCCGCAGGCGGCGGTGCTCCAGCACGAGGCCGTCGGCGCGTTcctgacgcactgcgggtggaactcgatGCTGGAGAGCATATGTTCCGGTGTGCCCATGCTGTGCTGGCCCTTTGGCGCGGATCAGCAGACCAACTGCCGGTTCGCCTGCACGGAGTggcgcgtcggcgtcgaggtcggcggcgaTGTCAAgagagcggaggtggaggcgttgGTAAGGGATGTGatgggaggaggggagaaaGGGATGGAGCTGAGGCGGAGAGCTGCCGAATGGAAGGAGAGGGCAGCTGCGGCTTCGGAGCCAGGTGGCTCCTCTTGGGTCAACCTTGACAGGTTGGTCAATGAGGTTTTCCATCCTTTATAA
- the LOC101772253 gene encoding putative disease resistance protein At1g50180 isoform X1, protein MFGAYSTYNVDGFARSVSFSETMEAPVSVSLGVIRSLPAKLELLLSPEDDHRLHKREKKKIRLLKDHLQELIDKYLMEPSEVEAPTSSAARCWVKEVRELSYDIDDFLDELVYGLNATAASHKNLRGKIAKVREDRSRSRWVADETTRFKSRLEEAIQRHKRYDLDKLQSGTSRINSDEAPIPPLYGMTASRLVGIRSSMEKLEEWLSDGEQGLRVVSIVGSGGIGKTTLAKELYSKLRRQFECRAFVRSSQKPDIRRLLTSILLQVRRHQLPNDLEMGNLTETIRAYLQNKKVYKNLMRLVAQFYLWTIYFSPSTDVHVAALV, encoded by the exons ATGTTCGGTGCATATTCTACCTATAACGTCGATGGATTTGCTCGATCTGTTTCCTTCTCAGAAACGATGGAGGCTCCTGTCAGTGTTTCGCTTGGGGTCATCCGTTCCCTCCCCGCCAAGCTCGAGCTGCTGCTGTCGCCGGAGGACGACCACCGGCTGCACAagcgggagaagaaaaagattCGCCTCCTCAAGGACCACCTCCAAGAACTGATCGACAAGTACCTGATGGAGCCGTCGGAGGTGGAGGCCCCGACGTCGTCGGCTGCCAGGTGCTGGGTGAAGGAGGTGCGCGAGCTCTCCTACGACATCGACGACTTTCTCGACGAGCTCGTCTATGGACtcaacgccaccgccgcctcacaCAAGAACCTCCGTGGCAAGATCGCTAAGGTCCGCGAggaccggagccggagccgctgGGTCGCCGACGAAACCACACGATTCAAGTCTCGACTGGAGGAGGCGATTCAGCGGCACAAGAGGTACGATCTCGACAAGCTCCAGAGCGGCACAAGCAGGATCAATTCGGATGAAGCCCCAATTCCACCTCTGTACGGGATGACCGCTTCACGCCTTGTCGGTATCCGCAGCTCCATGGAAAAGCTCGAAGAGTGGTTGAGCGATGGAGAGCAGGGACTGAGAGTGGTGTCCATTGTTGGATCTGGGGGAATTGGAAAGACAACTCTTGCCAAGGAGCTGTATTCCAAGCTCAGAAGGCAGTTCGAGTGCCGGGCTTTTGTGCGGTCATCCCAGAAGCCTGACATCAGGAGGCTGCTCACCAGCATACTCTTGCAAGTTCGTCGACACCAGCTGCCCAATGATCTAGAGATGGGTAATCTCACTGAAACGATCAGGGCGTACCTGCAAAATAAGAA GGTGTACAAGAATTTGATGCGTTTGGTGGCACAGTTCTATTTATGGACTATTTATTTCAGTCCCAGCACTGATGTACACGTAGCAGCACTTGTATAG
- the LOC101772253 gene encoding putative disease resistance protein At1g50180 isoform X3 — MEAPVSVSLGVIRSLPAKLELLLSPEDDHRLHKREKKKIRLLKDHLQELIDKYLMEPSEVEAPTSSAARCWVKEVRELSYDIDDFLDELVYGLNATAASHKNLRGKIAKVREDRSRSRWVADETTRFKSRLEEAIQRHKRYDLDKLQSGTSRINSDEAPIPPLYGMTASRLVGIRSSMEKLEEWLSDGEQGLRVVSIVGSGGIGKTTLAKELYSKLRRQFECRAFVRSSQKPDIRRLLTSILLQVRRHQLPNDLEMGNLTETIRAYLQNKKVYKNLMRLVAQFYLWTIYFSPSTDVHVAALV, encoded by the exons ATGGAGGCTCCTGTCAGTGTTTCGCTTGGGGTCATCCGTTCCCTCCCCGCCAAGCTCGAGCTGCTGCTGTCGCCGGAGGACGACCACCGGCTGCACAagcgggagaagaaaaagattCGCCTCCTCAAGGACCACCTCCAAGAACTGATCGACAAGTACCTGATGGAGCCGTCGGAGGTGGAGGCCCCGACGTCGTCGGCTGCCAGGTGCTGGGTGAAGGAGGTGCGCGAGCTCTCCTACGACATCGACGACTTTCTCGACGAGCTCGTCTATGGACtcaacgccaccgccgcctcacaCAAGAACCTCCGTGGCAAGATCGCTAAGGTCCGCGAggaccggagccggagccgctgGGTCGCCGACGAAACCACACGATTCAAGTCTCGACTGGAGGAGGCGATTCAGCGGCACAAGAGGTACGATCTCGACAAGCTCCAGAGCGGCACAAGCAGGATCAATTCGGATGAAGCCCCAATTCCACCTCTGTACGGGATGACCGCTTCACGCCTTGTCGGTATCCGCAGCTCCATGGAAAAGCTCGAAGAGTGGTTGAGCGATGGAGAGCAGGGACTGAGAGTGGTGTCCATTGTTGGATCTGGGGGAATTGGAAAGACAACTCTTGCCAAGGAGCTGTATTCCAAGCTCAGAAGGCAGTTCGAGTGCCGGGCTTTTGTGCGGTCATCCCAGAAGCCTGACATCAGGAGGCTGCTCACCAGCATACTCTTGCAAGTTCGTCGACACCAGCTGCCCAATGATCTAGAGATGGGTAATCTCACTGAAACGATCAGGGCGTACCTGCAAAATAAGAA GGTGTACAAGAATTTGATGCGTTTGGTGGCACAGTTCTATTTATGGACTATTTATTTCAGTCCCAGCACTGATGTACACGTAGCAGCACTTGTATAG
- the LOC101772253 gene encoding putative disease resistance protein At1g50180 isoform X2, whose product MFGAYSTYNVDGFARSVSFSETMEAPVSVSLGVIRSLPAKLELLLSPEDDHRLHKREKKKIRLLKDHLQELIDKYLMEPSEVEAPTSSAARCWVKEVRELSYDIDDFLDELVYGLNATAASHKNLRGKIAKVREDRSRSRWVADETTRFKSRLEEAIQRHKRYDLDKLQSGTSRINSDEAPIPPLYGMTASRLVGIRSSMEKLEEWLSDGEQGLRVVSIVGSGGIGKTTLAKELYSKLRRQFECRAFVRSSQKPDIRRLLTSILLQVRRHQLPNDLEMGNLTETIRAYLQNKKCALIVRLCNSKSSISHSSRVCW is encoded by the exons ATGTTCGGTGCATATTCTACCTATAACGTCGATGGATTTGCTCGATCTGTTTCCTTCTCAGAAACGATGGAGGCTCCTGTCAGTGTTTCGCTTGGGGTCATCCGTTCCCTCCCCGCCAAGCTCGAGCTGCTGCTGTCGCCGGAGGACGACCACCGGCTGCACAagcgggagaagaaaaagattCGCCTCCTCAAGGACCACCTCCAAGAACTGATCGACAAGTACCTGATGGAGCCGTCGGAGGTGGAGGCCCCGACGTCGTCGGCTGCCAGGTGCTGGGTGAAGGAGGTGCGCGAGCTCTCCTACGACATCGACGACTTTCTCGACGAGCTCGTCTATGGACtcaacgccaccgccgcctcacaCAAGAACCTCCGTGGCAAGATCGCTAAGGTCCGCGAggaccggagccggagccgctgGGTCGCCGACGAAACCACACGATTCAAGTCTCGACTGGAGGAGGCGATTCAGCGGCACAAGAGGTACGATCTCGACAAGCTCCAGAGCGGCACAAGCAGGATCAATTCGGATGAAGCCCCAATTCCACCTCTGTACGGGATGACCGCTTCACGCCTTGTCGGTATCCGCAGCTCCATGGAAAAGCTCGAAGAGTGGTTGAGCGATGGAGAGCAGGGACTGAGAGTGGTGTCCATTGTTGGATCTGGGGGAATTGGAAAGACAACTCTTGCCAAGGAGCTGTATTCCAAGCTCAGAAGGCAGTTCGAGTGCCGGGCTTTTGTGCGGTCATCCCAGAAGCCTGACATCAGGAGGCTGCTCACCAGCATACTCTTGCAAGTTCGTCGACACCAGCTGCCCAATGATCTAGAGATGGGTAATCTCACTGAAACGATCAGGGCGTACCTGCAAAATAAGAA GTGTGCCCTGATTGTGCGGTTGTGCAactccaaatcatcaatcagccATTCTTCAAGAGTATGCTGGTGA
- the LOC101773463 gene encoding 7-deoxyloganetin glucosyltransferase codes for MSATAPPDAASVEKRKPAAHAVFFPFPAQGHVNAALHLAVLVHARGGVRVTFVHSDRNRRRLLRSQGPDALAGAPGFSFASIPDSLPPPSGEGGDTPQYMVALLSSLETSAGSHLKKLLDDAAAAGAPATCVVSDVDPVLRAAGEVGVPAVAFWTASASALMAFQQFQQLIDKGFVPLKDAAQLSNGYLDSTVIDWVPGMPADMRLRDFPSFIRTTDPDDAMLRHALGLMDCVRTAASAVVLNTFDELDGEVVEAMSAFLPPIYAVGPVPLIAQQVVVAGGGAPPPAASLTKEDDGCLAWLGTKRPRSVVYTNFGSIAVLTTQQIEEFAWGLANSGYDFLMVIRDDQANGAFGGGITPEFVEETKGRCYVTRWCPQAAVLQHEAVGAFLTHCGWNSMLESICSGVPMLCWPFGADQQTNCRFACTEWRVGVEVGGDVKRAEVEALVRDVMGGGEKGMELRRRAAEWKERAAAASEPGGSSWVNLDRLVNEVFHPYKEEL; via the exons ATGTCGGCTACTGCTCCACCTGACGCCGCCTCCGTGGAGAAGCGGAAGCCAGCCGCCCACGCGGTGTTCTTCCCGTTCCCGGCGCAGGGCCACGTCAATGCGGCGCTGCACCTGGCCGTGCTCGTCCATGCCCGGGGCGGCGTCCGCGTCACCTTCGTCCACTCCGaccgcaaccgccgccgcctccttcgctCGCAGGGCCCcgacgcgctcgccggcgccccgGGGTTCTCTTTCGCGTCCATCCCGGAcagcctgccgccgccgtctggcgaaggcggcgacaCTCCGCAGTACATGGTCGCCCTGCTTTCATCCCTCGAGACCTCTGCCGGTTCGCACCTCAAGAAACTGCTCGACGAcgcggctgccgccggcgcaCCGGCCACCTGCGTCGTCTCCGACGTCGACCCCGTCCtgcgcgccgccggggaggtCGGCGTCCCGGCCGTCGCCTTCTGGACGGCGAGCGCCAGCGCGCTCATGGCGTTCCAGCAGTTCCAGCAGCTCATCGACAAGGGCTTCGTTCCGCTCAAAG ATGCAGCGCAGCTGAGCAATGGCTATCTTGACAGCACGGTCATCGACTGGGTGCCTGGGATGCCGGCGGACATGCGCCTGCGCGACTTCCCAAGCTTCATCCGCACGACGGACCCCGACGACGCCATGCTCCGCCACGCCCTCGGCCTTATGGACTGCGTCcggaccgccgcctccgccgtggTGCTCAACACGTTCGACGAGCTCGATGGCGAGGTTGTCGAAGCCATGTCCGCCTTCCTCCCGCCCATATACGCCGTTGGGCCGGTCCCCTTGATCGCTCAACAAGTCGTCGTTGCAGGCGGcggggccccgccgccggccgccagccTCACCAAGGAGGACGACGGGTGCCTGGCATGGCTAGGAACCAAGCGGCCCCGCTCCGTGGTGTACACCAACTTCGGGAGCATAGCCGTGCTAACAACCCAGCAGATAGAGGAGTTCGCGTGGGGTTTGGCCAACAGCGGCTACGACTTCTTGATGGTAATCAGAGATGACCAAGCAAACGGCGCCTTCGGCGGCGGCATCACGCCGGAGTTCGTTGAGGAGACGAAGGGGAGGTGCTACGTCACGAGATGGTGCCCGCAGGCGGCGGTGCTCCAGCACGAGGCCGTCGGGGCGTTcctgacgcactgcgggtggaactcgatGCTGGAGAGCATATGTTCCGGTGTGCCCATGCTGTGCTGGCCCTTTGGCGCGGATCAGCAGACCAACTGCCGGTTCGCCTGCACGGAGTggcgcgtcggcgtcgaggtcggcggcgaTGTCAAgagagcggaggtggaggcgttgGTAAGGGATGTGatgggaggaggggagaaaGGGATGGAGCTGAGGCGGAGAGCTGCCGAATGGAAGGAGAGGGCAGCTGCGGCTTCGGAGCCAGGTGGGTCCTCTTGGGTCAACCTTGACAGGTTGGTCAATGAGGTTTTCCATCCTTATAAGGAAGAGCTTTAG